In Thermoanaerobaculia bacterium, the genomic window CAGCACCTCCGCGACGTGGGCGGCGTACTCCTCGGGGGAGAGCTCCTCGCCCGTCACCGAGTATCGGCCATCCCGGAAGTCCCCGATGGCCCGGTGGAACTTGAGATCCGGCGAAGTCAGCTTCGGCTGTCCTTCCGGTACGAGGCGGTTGAGCTGTCCGATGAGCTGCGCGACCTCCTGGAAGTACTGGCCGCGCGACGTCTCGTTGAGATGCTCCTTGTCCGCCTCCGTCTCCTGCTTCGCCTCGTCGTAGCGCCCCTTGAGGCCCCAGACGTAGAGCCACTGCGCGGACGAGGAGTGGTCGGTCCCGAAGAGGTCGTAGGCGGTCGGCACCCACTTGTTGACGTATCGCTGGACGATCGGCAGCGGGACGACGCCGCGCTGGATCACGCGCTGGAGCCCCATGTGCCCCGTGCCGAGGTGGAAGGCCTCCTCCTTGAGCATCGGGCCCATCGACTTCGCGAGCGGCGCGAACGCGGAGGTCGAGAGCATGTTGAGCTGGAACTTTCCGTCGCGGTCGACGAACTCCGTGTACGTGAAGAAATCGAGCCAGTGGTCGACGTTGACGTTGAAAGAGCCGAGCAGGCGGTTGTTGTCCCACGCGCGGCGCTCGAGGAGCTTGCGCGCCTCGATCTTGCCGGTCTCGCCGAAATGGGTCACCAGCAGGTTGCACATCTGCCAGCCGTGGCGCATCTCCTCGACCATGATCCGGCACGCGGAGTCGAGATCGTACGAGGAGGGCGCGCTCTCGAGGAGATGGCGCTGCTGCTCGACCGAGGCGAACTCCGTGTCCCCCTGGTACACGATCAAGTTCAGGAGCGCGTCCCGGACCGGCTGGAGCGGGATCTGCGTGACGCGGTCCCACTTCCGGGCGCCGGCGAAGTCGCCGTACTCGATCTCGGCCGACTTGAGCTCGCCGAACTTGGCTTCGAACGGGAACTCGTCGAACTCTTCGGGCAACTTCAGTCCGATGTCGCTCTTCCACTGCCGGAAGTTGTCGATCCAGTCGTCGAACGTCGCGATTTTCCGAAGCCCCATCGCCACCTCCGTCGCCCGTGCGACGAAAACCCCATTATAGGGTGCATTTCCGGTGCCGGACACGGCGCCGACCCCGCGCGGCGGACCTGCTAATGTGAAGGGAATGCGCGACGTCCCTTTCACCCGTTCGCTTCCGATGCGGCTCCTGCGCCGCCGGGCGTCGATGGCCGCCGACTGGGACGAAAGGGCGCGCCGCGACGCGCTCCTCTACATCCGCCGGGAGGCCGCCGGGTCTCCCGACGCCTTCGAGGCGTCGGGCCGACGCGAGCTCGACGACGAAGTCCTCCGCGGCGTCTCGCTCCCGCCGGACGCCGTCGTCGTCGAGATCGGCTGCGGGATCGGACGGCTCGCGCGCGCGATCGCGCCGCGCGTGAAGAAGGTCTACGCGGGCGACCTTTCGTCCGAGATGCTCGACCGCGCCCGCGAATTCTGCGCCGGCTGCGGAAACGTCGAGCTCCTCCGCTTCGACGGGTCGCTGGCCGGCGTGCCTTCCGGATGCGCCGACTTCGTCTACTCGCATCTCGTCTTCCAGCACGTGCCGAGGCTGAAGTTCATCCGGACGTACTTCCGGGAGGCCGGGCGGGTCCTCAAGCCCGGCGGCGTCTTTCGCGCGAACGTCGACGGGCGGAGCCGGCAGTGGTACCGCCGTTACGCGGCGGACTCGTGGTCGGGGGTCGTTTTCTCGGACCGCCGCCTCCGCCGCGAGCTCGAGCGCGCGGGGTTTCGCGTCGAGCGCACGGAAGGCGCGGCCACGCAATACCTCTGGGCGACCGCGCGAAGAGAATGAGGGGTTCGATACCGTCCGCAGTCCACCCGCCGAAGCCCCGGCGAAGACGGGCGCTCACGGTCGTGAGCGCGTCGGTTGAGGAAATCCTTCGGTCGTTCGTTCGCCGGCGCTGCGCGCCCGCGGGCTCCCTCAGGATTTAGTCGGAAGCCCTCACGGTCGTGAGCGCTTCCGACTAAAGGTCCGCCCCCTCCCGGTTCTCGACAGGAGGGGGCGGAGAGGAAGGAGAGGAACCCGGAGTGCGCTAGTTTCAGCGCATGGGAAATAAATAGCGCCGCCGCGTCGCGATTACCTGATTCATTTGGATCAACGCGCTATCATTTCGGGCCCGGGAGGGCACCATGAAGACTCGAATCGCTGCGATCGCCGCCCTTCTCACGTTCGCGTCGGGAGCTCGCGCCGCGCGCCGGCCCCCGACCGGCGTCCCGGTCAACCTGTCGGCTTCGAAGATCGTCGACCTCACGCATCCCTTCGACGAGAAGACGATCTACTGGCCCAACGCGCCGTCGGGTTTCGTGCTCCACCGCGAGTCCTTCGGAAAGAGCGCGGCCGGATACTTCTACGCGGCCAACGACTTCTGCGCTCCGGAGCATGGAGGCACGCATCTCGACGCGCCGATCCATTTCTCCGAGGGAAAGCGGACGGTGGACCAGATCCCGGTCCGTCAGCTCGTCGGCCCCGGCGTGGTGATCGACGTCGCGGCGAAAGCGGCCGCGGATCGCGACTACCGGCTGTCGCTCGAAGACGTCCGCGCCTGGGAGAGGAAGCACGGCCCCGTTCCGACCGGAGCGATCGTCCTCCTGCGGACCGGCTGGTCCTCCCGCTGGCCGGACCGCAAGGCGTATCTGGGCGACGACACCCCGGGACGGATCACGAACCTCCATTTCCCCTCGTACGGCCGCGAAGCCGCCGAATATCTCGTGGGGAAACGGAGGGCCGGCGCGATCGGCGTCGATACCGCGAGCATCGACTACGGGCCCTCGACCGACTTCATCGTCCACCGGACCGTTCTCGGCGAGAACGTGCCCGGCCTCGAGAACCTCGCCGCCCTCGACGCCCTCCCGGAGACCGGCTTCTGGGTGATCGCGCTTCCGATGAAGATCGCGGGGGGCTCGGGAGCGCCGCTCCGCGTCGTCGCGATTCTGCCGAGGTGAGTCCGGCTCGATCGCCCGAGGAGCCGTCGCGAGCCGCCGGCCGCGTGTCCGGATCCCCGGATTTTCCGGGCGCAGATCCGCGAGGCTACGTCAGGACTTTCCCCAGAGCTGCCGCAGCCGCGCGTCGCGCCCGCAACCATCGCGGTACCGGTGATACGCGGCCGGGTTCTTCTTCCAGTAATCCTGGTGGTATTCCTCGGCGCGGTAGAACGGGCCGGCCGGCGTGATCTTCGTCACGATCGGTTCCTTGAACTTCTTCGTGCGCTCGATCTCCGCCTTCGATTCGAGAGCGTCGCGCTTCTGCTCTTCGGAATGGTAGAAGATCTCGGATCGGTAGGGGCCTCCGATTCCGCCCCAGTCGCAGAACTGACGGTCTTCCGTCGTCGGGTCGACGAGCTTCCAGAAGCGGTCGACGAGCTGGCGGTACGTGATCTTCGCCGGGTCGAAGAGCACCTCGACGGCCTCCGCGTGCCCCGTCGTGTGTGTTCCGACCTGCTCGTAGGTCGGATTCGGCACGTGTCCTCCGGTGTAGCCGGCGGTCACGGAGAAGACTCCGGGGATCTCCTCGAAGTCGTGCTGGGTGCACCAGAAGCAGCCTCCGGCGAAGGTCGCCTTTTCGAGGCGGGGCTTCGCCGCGGCAGCGCCCGCCGCGGCGGCGAATGCGAGAAGAGAGACGACGAGGAGGACTTTGCGCACGGTTCCTTCCTTTCGCGGCCGGAGCCGCCCGGGAATTCTGCCATGCCGAAACATCGGCATGCGCCGCCTTAATCCCGGACGTCGACGGACCCGGGACGAAAGAACGAAAGAGGGGACGTCCCCGGACCCGCCCGACTAGCCGGCCGCGGCGAGGACGTCCCGGGCGTGGTCCTCGGGCTTGACCTTCGGCCAGACCGCCGCGATCTTCCCTTTCTCGTCGATCAGGTAGGTCACGCGGTTCGTGCCCATGAACTTCCGGCCGTAGAGGCTCTTTTCGCCCCAGACGCCGTACGCCTGGACGATCTTCTTCTCGGGGTCGGCGAGCAGGCGGAACGGCAGCGAGAACTTCTCCGCGAACTTTCGGTGGGACTTCTCGTCCTGCGCGGACACGCCGAGGACCTCGATCTTCCGCTTCCGGAAAGCGCTCCAGGCGTCGCGGAACGAACAGGCCTCCTTCGTGCAGCCGGGCGTGTCGTCTTTCGGGTAGAAATACAGGACCACCTTCTTTCCGCGCAGATCGGAGAGCTTCACCGGCTCGCCGTCCTGGTCGACCGTCCTGAAGTCGGGGGCCCCGTCGCCGATCTCGAGAAGCGCCATGCGATCCTCCGAGTTTCGATCTTAACCGGAACTTCACGGAGAGGGAGTTAGGATCGGCGGCCATGAAGACCGCGCTCGTCCTCGGCCTTGTCGGCCTCGCCGCCGCCGCTTCCGCCGCCCCGGTCACGCGCGCCCAGCTCGTCGCGATGGCGAAAGAAGGGGTCGATCCGGCCGTGATGAAGGCGATCGTCGAGCGCGACTGCGTCGATTTCGAGGTCGACGCCGGCAACGCCGCCGACCTCTCGCGCATCCTCCCCGCGAGCGTGCTCGAGGCCGCGATCGCATGCCGAAGGGGGACCGCGCGGACGTCGGGTCCGGAGGCTTCGGCGGAGCCGGGCCGGGACGGCGCGGCGCCCGCTCCCGGGGCCTCCGCGGCGGAGGCGGAGCTTCGCGTGCGCGCGACCTTCATCGGCGAGTCGGCGCGCCTGGCGTGCGAATGCTCCCTCGACGGGAGGGCCATGGCGACGCTCGTCAAGGAAGAGCAGGGGAGATTCGGCGAGGCGGTCGAACGGGCGAAGATCGTTCGGGAAAGCGGGTTCGTCGCGGTCCTGCCGGGGCGGCATTCGGTCGTCTTCCGCTGCGACCCGCACGGACGGGAAGTGCCGTTCTCGTTCGACGTCGCGCCGGGCGAGCGCCGGACCATCGAGGTCGCGGAAACGGCGCTCCGCCGGTGGAAGCTCCGGCGGACCGTGACGGAGAAGCCGCCGACCCGGTGATCCCGCCGCGGATATCATCCCGGCCATGAGCGTCGGGATCCGAGCTTTTCACCCCCGCCTGGCCGCGTCCGTCGTTCTCGTCGCTTCTTTTCTTTCGGCGCCGCGGCCCGCCGCCGCCTCGAAATCGCCCGTGACTCCGGAGGGGATGACGATCGAGAAGCTCGTCCGCCTCGCGGTCGCCGCCTCGGGCGGCGCCGAGCGGATTCGCGCGCTGCGGTCGCTCCGCATGACGGGACGGATCGCGTTCACCGGAGGCGCCACCGTCCCGATCGCGGTCGAGCTCGCGCGGCCCGCGCGGGTCCGCACCGAGATGACGTTCCCGGCGGGCGCCTGGATCCAGGCCTTCGACGGCCGGAACGGCTGGACCGTCTCACCCTTCGCGAAAGTGCCGGGCCCCGCGCCGATGACGGCGGAGCAGCGGCGCAGCGCCGCGGAACAGGCCGACCTCGAAGGGCCTCTCGTCGATCCGGAGAAGAAGGGAATTCGCCTCGCGCTCGAAGGGAAAGTCGTCGTCGACGGGAAGGACGCCTGGAGGCTCCGGGTCGACCGGCCCGGCGGGGCCGTTCGGTATCTCGATCTCGACGCCGCGACCTCGCTGAAGGTGCGCTGGGAAGGGGATCTCGGCGAAGGAGAGGAGCGGAGCATGAATGCGTCGCTCTTCTCGGACTACCGTCCCGTCGAGGGCTTCGCGTTCCCGTTCCGCATCGAATCGGGTCCGCTCGGCGGGACGCCGGCGCAGGAGATCGTCTTCGAGAAGATCGAGGTGAACCCGGCGATCCCCGACTCCGACTTCGAGCCGCCGAAATAGTCGGCGGTTTCAGCGCTTCCGCGCGACGATCCGAAACAGGACGAGGAGCCCTTCGTCGTCGTCGACGGCGGCGCGCGCGATCTCGTCGCTGCGGCCGGCCGCCGCGCGGTCGAGCACGTAATCCTGCAGCAGCCTGCGGCTCTCGGGAAGCGGATCGGCGGCGACGATGTCGACGAGCCCCGTCCGCTCCCACTCGTTCCTCCACCATTCGACCGAATGGACGAAGGACCAGTGCTCGCCGAACGTCGCCCGCAGGAACTCCGGCGCGTCATCGGCCGTGGGGATCTCGCGCGTGAAGGCGACGTCGGCGACGCCGATGTGGCCCCCGGAGCGGACGAATCCGGCGAGGTAGGGGAGAAACCGGTCGTCCGTCCCGAAATAATGGTACGAGTCGATCGCGATCGCGGCGTCGAAGTATTCCTCGGCGAAGGGAAGGTCCCGGGCGTCGGCCCGCAGCGGGAAGACGAGCGACTCGCACCCGGCCCGGCGGATCGCGGCGAGATTCTCAGTCGGCGACACGTCGAGGTCGACCGCCCAGACGGCGGCGCCGTATTCGCGGGCGAGGAAGAGGGAGCTCGCGGCCCGGCCGCAGCCGAGGTCCAGGACGCGCTCGCCCCGCGCCAGCGAGATCGCCTCGGCGAGCCGCGCCGCCTGGACGGCCGGGTTCTGCCCGCTCGACGCGCGGAGGCTTCCGTCCGGCGCCTTCCGCCGGCCGGCCTTCGGCGGAGCGGAGCTCTTCAACGGCGCGCGGCCTCTCGCCGCGCCGCCCGGCGCCGGGAGAGGCGCCGGTAGAGCTCTTCGTATCCGGCGGCCATCCGGCGGTAGTCGAAGCGCGCTCGCGCGGCCCGGCGGACGTTCACGCGGTCGATCGCGGCGGCTCGTCCCACGGCGGCGGCGAGATCGTCGAGCGATTCCGCCAACCAGCCGGTGACGCCTTCCTCGACGAGCTCGGGGAGGGATCCCCGCGGCGTGGCGACGACCGGCGTGCCCGCCGCCATCGCTTCGGCGACGACGAGCCCGAAGGGCTCCTCCCACCGGATCGGAAAGAGAAAGGCCCGCGCGCCGCTCATGAGCTCGAGGACGCGGCGGTTGGGAAGGCGCCGGTGGAGAACGACGCGCTCGCCGTCGACGTGCGGGGCGATCTCGGTTTCGTAGTATGCGCGGCTCTCCGGAAGATACGGCGACACGTCGCCGACGATGACGAGCGGAAGCCCGGCCCGCCGTGCGATCTCGATCGCGTCGGCCGCGCCCTTGCCGGGAACGAGCCGGCCGACGGTCAGGAGGTAGCCGCCGGGCTCCGCGCCGAACGGCGCGGCGTCCACGTCGATGCCGTTGAGCACGACCGGCAGCGTCGGGTCGAGCGATTCGGCCTGCGCTCGCGAGACGCAGGCGAACGCGAGCTTCGGAAACCTCTCCCGGTAATACGCGTAAATGGGCCTCTCCATGTAGTCGAACGTGAGGAGCGTCGGACAATCGGCGCGGTCGGAGAAGTACGCGGCGGACGTCGGCCAGTGGGCGTGGATGACGTCGAACTCCCCCGAGCGCTCGTACGCTTCCGAGGCGTTGCGTACGTCGAGCTCCCGTTCGAGATAGAGATTCGAGCCGGGATCGTCCTGCGTCGCCCGCGCGACGACCGACCGGAGCTCGGCCTCCGTTCGGGAATCGCCGGAGGCGAAGAGCGTCACGCGGTGGCCGCGCTCGAGGAGCCCCCGGGTCAGATTCGCGATCACGAGCTCGGTGCCGCCGGTGTCCCGCGGCGGGACCCGGCAGGCGATGCCGGCGATCTGCGCGATCGCGAGCGGCTTCGGCGGCGGAGGGCGGAAGAGGTGGCGAGACGGATCCACGGACGCGAAAATTGCAAGAACCGTTCCGCGAAGGCGGAGGAGGGATTATGACACGGACCGCTCTGGTCACCGGAGGCAACCGGGGAATCGGCTTCGAGGTCTGCCGCGAGCTCGCGCGGCTGGGGCTGAAGGTGATCCTGGCCGCGCGTGACCGCGAGGCGGGGGAAGCGGCGGCGGCAAAGGTCCGGAAGGAAGGGTCGGACGTGCGCTTCGAGCCGATGGACGTCTCGATCGACGCCTCGGTCGAGACGTGCGCGCGCCGGCTCGCCGAGAGCGGCGCTCCGGTCGACGTTCTCGTCAACAACGCCGCGATCGACCCCGGCGAGGGACTTCTCGACCCGTCGGCCGTCGTCCTGCGGGAAACGATGGAGATCAACTTCTTCGGTGCTTCGCGAACCTGCCGGGTGTTCGTCCCCGACATGGTCGCGCGCGGCTACGGACGGATCGTCAACGTCTCGTCGGGATCGGGCTCGTTCGCCGAGGGACTGCCGGGACCTCCCGCCTACTGCGTCTCGAAGGCGGCGCTGAACGCGTTCACCGTGAAGCTCGCCGGAGAGCTCTCCGGCGACGTCAAAGTCAACGCCGTGTGTCCGGGCTGGGTGCGGACGCGGATGGGAGGGAGAAGCGCGGACCGGTCGGTCGAAGAAGGCGCCGACACGATCGTCTGGCTCGCGACCCTTCCCGCGCGCGGGCCCAA contains:
- a CDS encoding Phenylacetic acid catabolic protein, with product MGLRKIATFDDWIDNFRQWKSDIGLKLPEEFDEFPFEAKFGELKSAEIEYGDFAGARKWDRVTQIPLQPVRDALLNLIVYQGDTEFASVEQQRHLLESAPSSYDLDSACRIMVEEMRHGWQMCNLLVTHFGETGKIEARKLLERRAWDNNRLLGSFNVNVDHWLDFFTYTEFVDRDGKFQLNMLSTSAFAPLAKSMGPMLKEEAFHLGTGHMGLQRVIQRGVVPLPIVQRYVNKWVPTAYDLFGTDHSSSAQWLYVWGLKGRYDEAKQETEADKEHLNETSRGQYFQEVAQLIGQLNRLVPEGQPKLTSPDLKFHRAIGDFRDGRYSVTGEELSPEEYAAHVAEVL
- a CDS encoding class I SAM-dependent methyltransferase, which codes for MPDTAPTPRGGPANVKGMRDVPFTRSLPMRLLRRRASMAADWDERARRDALLYIRREAAGSPDAFEASGRRELDDEVLRGVSLPPDAVVVEIGCGIGRLARAIAPRVKKVYAGDLSSEMLDRAREFCAGCGNVELLRFDGSLAGVPSGCADFVYSHLVFQHVPRLKFIRTYFREAGRVLKPGGVFRANVDGRSRQWYRRYAADSWSGVVFSDRRLRRELERAGFRVERTEGAATQYLWATARRE
- a CDS encoding cyclase family protein, with amino-acid sequence MKTRIAAIAALLTFASGARAARRPPTGVPVNLSASKIVDLTHPFDEKTIYWPNAPSGFVLHRESFGKSAAGYFYAANDFCAPEHGGTHLDAPIHFSEGKRTVDQIPVRQLVGPGVVIDVAAKAAADRDYRLSLEDVRAWERKHGPVPTGAIVLLRTGWSSRWPDRKAYLGDDTPGRITNLHFPSYGREAAEYLVGKRRAGAIGVDTASIDYGPSTDFIVHRTVLGENVPGLENLAALDALPETGFWVIALPMKIAGGSGAPLRVVAILPR
- the msrA gene encoding peptide-methionine (S)-S-oxide reductase MsrA, translating into MRKVLLVVSLLAFAAAAGAAAAKPRLEKATFAGGCFWCTQHDFEEIPGVFSVTAGYTGGHVPNPTYEQVGTHTTGHAEAVEVLFDPAKITYRQLVDRFWKLVDPTTEDRQFCDWGGIGGPYRSEIFYHSEEQKRDALESKAEIERTKKFKEPIVTKITPAGPFYRAEEYHQDYWKKNPAAYHRYRDGCGRDARLRQLWGKS
- the bcp gene encoding thioredoxin-dependent thiol peroxidase — protein: MALLEIGDGAPDFRTVDQDGEPVKLSDLRGKKVVLYFYPKDDTPGCTKEACSFRDAWSAFRKRKIEVLGVSAQDEKSHRKFAEKFSLPFRLLADPEKKIVQAYGVWGEKSLYGRKFMGTNRVTYLIDEKGKIAAVWPKVKPEDHARDVLAAAG
- a CDS encoding methyltransferase domain-containing protein yields the protein MKSSAPPKAGRRKAPDGSLRASSGQNPAVQAARLAEAISLARGERVLDLGCGRAASSLFLAREYGAAVWAVDLDVSPTENLAAIRRAGCESLVFPLRADARDLPFAEEYFDAAIAIDSYHYFGTDDRFLPYLAGFVRSGGHIGVADVAFTREIPTADDAPEFLRATFGEHWSFVHSVEWWRNEWERTGLVDIVAADPLPESRRLLQDYVLDRAAAGRSDEIARAAVDDDEGLLVLFRIVARKR
- a CDS encoding glycosyltransferase family 4 protein; amino-acid sequence: MDPSRHLFRPPPPKPLAIAQIAGIACRVPPRDTGGTELVIANLTRGLLERGHRVTLFASGDSRTEAELRSVVARATQDDPGSNLYLERELDVRNASEAYERSGEFDVIHAHWPTSAAYFSDRADCPTLLTFDYMERPIYAYYRERFPKLAFACVSRAQAESLDPTLPVVLNGIDVDAAPFGAEPGGYLLTVGRLVPGKGAADAIEIARRAGLPLVIVGDVSPYLPESRAYYETEIAPHVDGERVVLHRRLPNRRVLELMSGARAFLFPIRWEEPFGLVVAEAMAAGTPVVATPRGSLPELVEEGVTGWLAESLDDLAAAVGRAAAIDRVNVRRAARARFDYRRMAAGYEELYRRLSRRRAARREAARR
- a CDS encoding SDR family oxidoreductase, whose amino-acid sequence is MTRTALVTGGNRGIGFEVCRELARLGLKVILAARDREAGEAAAAKVRKEGSDVRFEPMDVSIDASVETCARRLAESGAPVDVLVNNAAIDPGEGLLDPSAVVLRETMEINFFGASRTCRVFVPDMVARGYGRIVNVSSGSGSFAEGLPGPPAYCVSKAALNAFTVKLAGELSGDVKVNAVCPGWVRTRMGGRSADRSVEEGADTIVWLATLPARGPNGGFFRDRKRIAW